GCACGTTAGGGCTAGCTCGGTAGGCTGGCTGATGTATATGGCTACAGGCGAGGGTGTTAGTAGGATATTCCGTAGCTATGTTACTAGAGTCTATGCTGACAAGAGGTTCTTTGAAGAAATACTCCCAAGAGAATACAAGGAGCTTCCAAGGCTGCTTGAAGAGGATGAGCCTAGTGTGGAGCTCATATCTGGTAGTAGACACTATTTTGATAAGCGCGAGTTATTGGAGCTTAGCAACTCGCTGCCGTGGTATTTGCGTGGGTTTACAAAGCT
This DNA window, taken from Hyperthermus butylicus DSM 5456, encodes the following:
- a CDS encoding DUF61 family protein translates to MATGEGVSRIFRSYVTRVYADKRFFEEILPREYKELPRLLEEDEPSVELISGSRHYFDKRELLELSNSLPWYLRGFTKLPWIFTYARQGFVGIYKLINSDPWSGRIIAYLIRGDYSKPMLEVREVEFQRLLSRFKTLIIVTLQINIMEGGEG